Genomic segment of Nostoc sp. TCL240-02:
CGCCTTCCTTGTAACCCCATCTTTCCTATTGGGGTTGTCTACCTGAGCGATCATGTCCATAAGCAGTTTCCTGATATTGAGCAGCGCATCTTTGATTTAGGAACAGTGCCACCTTTAGATTACAATTCTGCTCTGGATCGGTGTATTGATGAATTTAAACCGACACTGCTAGTATTTTCTTGGCGGGATATTCAAATTTATGCCCCAGTTGGCGGACGTGGTGGCAACCCACTGCAAAACGCCTTTGAATTTTACTACGCTAAGAATCCTTTATTAAAACTACGTGGCGGATTGGGCGGTTTAAGAATCTTCATCGCTTACTATGTAGAGTTATGGCGAAATCAGGGCTTAATCAAACGCGGTTTAAAGCGTGCCCAAAAATATAATTCCAATTCCCGTGTAGTTGTAGGTGGCGGTGCAGTCAGCGTATTTTACGAACAATTGGGTAAAAGTTTACCCAATGGGACAATTATTTCTGTGGGTGAAGGCGAAACTCTGCTAGAAAAACTTTTAAGTGGTAAAGATTTTCGAGATGAACGCTGTTATGTTGCGGGAGAAACTCAACCACGGGAACGGCTAATTCATGAACAACCCACCCCACTAGAAAAAACAGCTTGTAACTATGACTATATCGAAAGTATCTGGCCGGAATTTAACTATTACCTGCAAGAAGAAGACTTTTATATAGGTGTACAAACTAAGCGTGGTTGTCCCCACAACTGTTGTTATTGCGTCTATACGGTTGTCGAAGGCAAACAAGTACGCATCAACCCAGCAGATGAAGTAGTTGCCGAGATGCGCCAATTATACGATCGCGGCATTCGCAATTTCTGGTTTACCGATGCCCAATTCATCCCAGCCCGAAAATTTATTGACGATGCCATAGAACTATTGCAAAAAATCGTCGATTCTGGTATGAAAGATATCCATTGGGCAGCATATATCAGAGCCGACAATTTGACACCCGAATTGTGCGACTTGATGGCGAAAACCGGGATGAATTACTTTGAAATCGGGATTACCAGTGGTTCTCAAGAACTCGTGCGGAAAATGCGGATGGGGTATAACCTGCGAACCGTCTTGCAAAACTGCCGTGACTTAAAAGCAGCTGGTTTCAACGACTTAGTTTCCGTCAACTACTCCTTTAACGTCATTGACGAACGTCCCGAAACCATCCGCCAAACCATTGCTTACCACCGCGAACTAGAAAGGATTTTCGGTGCTGATAAAGTCGAACCTGCTATCTTCTTTATTGGACTACAACCTCATACTCATTTAGAAGAATACGCCTTCAAAGAAGGTATCCTCAAACCAGGATACGATCCGATGAGTTTGATGCCGTGGACAGCCAAAAAACTCCTTTGGAATCCCGAACCCCTTGGTTCATTCTTCGGCGAAGTCTGCTTGCAAGCTTGGCAACAAAACCCCAACGATTTCGGGCGCGAAGTCATGAACATCTTGGAGGAAAAACTAGGTTGTGCCGACTTAGAAGCTGCACTTTCCGCACCAATGGAGACGAAAGAAAAACAGTTAGCGGGTATATCTTAAAAAACTGAATTTCTGCCCCTCTTTTCCTCTGTGTCCTCTGCGCCTCTGCGGTTATTTTTACCAAATCCCATGTTAGAAGGTTCAATCTTACAACAGCTAGAAACAGCCCATCGCCATACCACCAGGCCAATTCGATTCGGTGTTTACTACAAAAATACCCTAGTTGCCCTGTGCCACGCTCTAGAAGACCATATTTTAACCGACGACGGTACACCCTTAGTCATCACAGCCTTTCAACAGGGGAAATGGTATCTACAAGAAGCTGATCGATATGCAGACATCGCCCAGCGCAGCTGCCAAATTGCCATCATGGCCGCCTCTGAATCTGGCTTTGATGAACATCCTACCAGCGAGTTGCCTAATGTAGATTTAGTGGGATTAGATTCAGGCGATCCAGTGGCGCAGGAGTGGCACTTAATTATTTTATCGCCCAAATACACAGCAATGGTAATTTGTCAAGAATTATCAGAGGCTGATTATGGCAGCGCTGGAGTACCGACATCAGACTTAGAGCGGAAATTCTATGGCTTGTGGACATTTGAGCCAGAATTAGTTCAAGACACAGCAGAAATAGCGATCGCTCACATCAAAAAATACAACCCAGAACTGGCCGAAAAACTCACAGCCGACAAACAACAAATTGTCCCGTCAATGGACAGATCCCAAAATTTAGGTGCAGTTGTCTCCCGTGTAGTAGATTACCTCCAGACTGGGCAAGATAATTTATCCATCCCCACAGCGTCTCACCAACAAACCCTAGATCGCAACTTGGTTTCCAACGAAATCCAAGCCTTTTTGCGAATGGCGCAACTGATGGATATGGCAGATGTCAATAATCCAATGGCAGCTGCGGAAGTAGTAGCTCTTGCTGAAGCGATCGGCCAGCTTTTGGATCTTCCCGCATGGCAGATTAAAAGATTGCGCTTGGCGGCTTTGTTGCATCGCATAGATCCATTACAAAAAGCAGAAAGCGTTCTCACTGACAGTATATCCACACGCTACCAAGAAGATGCCCCCAGTTCTCCCTTAACTTGTCCCTTAGTACCAGGGGCGCAAGTATTGCGAACCATGCCAAGATTACGAGCAGTTGCCCAAATTATTACTCACCAAAGCGAGTGGTGGAATGGCACAGGGGAACCAGCAGGTTTAGCTGGTGATGAAATTCCCTTAGAGTCGAGAATTTTGGCATTATTGGCAGACTTTCAGTGGCGAGTCAATCAGCAAAAATCGTCAAATCAAAGTCGGGAACAGATATTTACTCAAGCTTTGGATGAGTGCAGACAGCAACAATCTACCCGCTTTGACCCTAAACTTGTAGATACCCTAACTTTATTAGTTATGGGTTTACAACAGGGACTCGACTTACCCATCATGACACCCAAAGTCAGCGCCGGCATCTGGATACTTGATTCCCAATGGGATAGCCACAGCAAGATAAGTGAAGAGATTGGTAGTTACTTTACATGAACATTGAAGCCATTAAATTAGGAAAACTCAAACAACTTCCAGGGGCAAATTTAGAAGACGAGGAACTCTCCCGACTGGATTTAAGCCGGATTAATCTTGCTGGCGCTACTCTTGTCGGTACTAATTTCGCTGCTTCCAAACTCGAAGGCGGACATTTGGAGGGAGCGAATTTGATGGGGGCAAACCTCCAAGAAACTGACTTGCGGGCGAACTTGATGGGAGCAAACCTGATGCAAGCAGATTTAACCGGTGCTGACTTGCGGGGTAGTAACTTGCGTGGCGCTAACTTGATGGGAGCAAGACTCAGTGATGCTTCATTGGTGGGTGCTTTCTTAAGTGGTGCCAATTTAATAAACGTGAACTTACAAGGCGTTGATTTGCGCGGTGCTGACTTGCGCGGTGCAAACCTGACTGGGGCAAATCTCAAAGGTGCAGATTTGAGTCGCGCTGATTTGCAAGGGACATTGTTGAGTGAAGCAAACCTTGAAGAGGCTGATTTGCGAGGGGCGAATTTGGCGGGAGCGAATTTGACAGGAGCGAATTTACTCTGTGCAGAATTAGAAGGTGCAAATTTGAGCGGCGTTAATTTGAATAAGGCGTGTTTGGTGGGTACTGTATTTGAAAAGCTTGCGTAAAGATTAGCTATTGTTAAAATTTTCGCAGAGGAAGCAGGTAAAAATTTGTGAGCCTAAAAGAAGTTCTCAGGCTAGCAAAGCAACTTTAAACCGTGGACAAATTACGTTTGATCCAGCAAATTGCTCCTGAATCTTATATATAATATGCTTTTCTGCTTCTTTCTCAAATCTTGATATCTTTTCATCCATTGCCTTATTTTCGTCTTAATTACTACACCCAGTAAAAAGGAAGCTTAGTGGAATAATTAGTACTAAAGCTGATATCATTAATATTTTGATTTTCATATATAACGTGATCGCTCAGTTCGCCCCCGTATCCACAAAGCTAGTACACTCATTAACAACACCCCCATGACTCCTTGTAGGGGATTATTATTCACACCAGTTACCCAATCAGGAACTTCACCAGAATATTTGACTAATTTACCTACATTAATAATGTAGTAACCCCAAACTAAACCACCATGCAAACCAATTGGAAAACCCAAGCGTCCCCTCCGCCAACGCTTTCCCCATACTTGCGTTAACCCCAGCAGTACTAAAGCTGGAAATTGCGGCAGTGTATGAATAATTGCCTCCAAGGGTTTAATAAAGTGCAATGTAGCAAAGGCAGTTGCATCAGTCCACAGTGCTACACGCGGGCTGTAATCTCGTTCTAACTCATCTAGCAACCAGCCTCGGAATAACAATTCCTCGGCAAATCCGATGCCCAAGCCAACAAGTAAACCCTCTAAAATTATTTTCAGCAAAAAAACTTTCGGTTGTTGCCACACCAACCAACCCAACAAACCTTCTACCCCAAAAAGTATCAGAATATTAATTATCCCTATAGCCAAGCCACGCAGTAAATCCACACCATTCTGTCGCGTGAATTCTAAGCCATAATGTTGCAGAATTTGGGGCTGCTGGTAGACATATTTGCCCCATAATCTCAGGAGAAAAATAAAGACTACATATAACAATACCAATGTCAATATACTTTCTAAATTTGAATCATCGACTAGTAAGTATATTGGTGTAGCCAATGGCAACCATAGCAGGGCTAAATTCAAAATAAAAGCA
This window contains:
- a CDS encoding photosystem II high light acclimation radical SAM protein, whose translation is MEVKTQMMENRILYVRLPCNPIFPIGVVYLSDHVHKQFPDIEQRIFDLGTVPPLDYNSALDRCIDEFKPTLLVFSWRDIQIYAPVGGRGGNPLQNAFEFYYAKNPLLKLRGGLGGLRIFIAYYVELWRNQGLIKRGLKRAQKYNSNSRVVVGGGAVSVFYEQLGKSLPNGTIISVGEGETLLEKLLSGKDFRDERCYVAGETQPRERLIHEQPTPLEKTACNYDYIESIWPEFNYYLQEEDFYIGVQTKRGCPHNCCYCVYTVVEGKQVRINPADEVVAEMRQLYDRGIRNFWFTDAQFIPARKFIDDAIELLQKIVDSGMKDIHWAAYIRADNLTPELCDLMAKTGMNYFEIGITSGSQELVRKMRMGYNLRTVLQNCRDLKAAGFNDLVSVNYSFNVIDERPETIRQTIAYHRELERIFGADKVEPAIFFIGLQPHTHLEEYAFKEGILKPGYDPMSLMPWTAKKLLWNPEPLGSFFGEVCLQAWQQNPNDFGREVMNILEEKLGCADLEAALSAPMETKEKQLAGIS
- a CDS encoding DICT sensory domain-containing protein; protein product: MLEGSILQQLETAHRHTTRPIRFGVYYKNTLVALCHALEDHILTDDGTPLVITAFQQGKWYLQEADRYADIAQRSCQIAIMAASESGFDEHPTSELPNVDLVGLDSGDPVAQEWHLIILSPKYTAMVICQELSEADYGSAGVPTSDLERKFYGLWTFEPELVQDTAEIAIAHIKKYNPELAEKLTADKQQIVPSMDRSQNLGAVVSRVVDYLQTGQDNLSIPTASHQQTLDRNLVSNEIQAFLRMAQLMDMADVNNPMAAAEVVALAEAIGQLLDLPAWQIKRLRLAALLHRIDPLQKAESVLTDSISTRYQEDAPSSPLTCPLVPGAQVLRTMPRLRAVAQIITHQSEWWNGTGEPAGLAGDEIPLESRILALLADFQWRVNQQKSSNQSREQIFTQALDECRQQQSTRFDPKLVDTLTLLVMGLQQGLDLPIMTPKVSAGIWILDSQWDSHSKISEEIGSYFT
- a CDS encoding pentapeptide repeat-containing protein — encoded protein: MNIEAIKLGKLKQLPGANLEDEELSRLDLSRINLAGATLVGTNFAASKLEGGHLEGANLMGANLQETDLRANLMGANLMQADLTGADLRGSNLRGANLMGARLSDASLVGAFLSGANLINVNLQGVDLRGADLRGANLTGANLKGADLSRADLQGTLLSEANLEEADLRGANLAGANLTGANLLCAELEGANLSGVNLNKACLVGTVFEKLA
- a CDS encoding CPBP family intramembrane glutamic endopeptidase encodes the protein MKKNLVRLAERPAPIRLGAFILNLALLWLPLATPIYLLVDDSNLESILTLVLLYVVFIFLLRLWGKYVYQQPQILQHYGLEFTRQNGVDLLRGLAIGIINILILFGVEGLLGWLVWQQPKVFLLKIILEGLLVGLGIGFAEELLFRGWLLDELERDYSPRVALWTDATAFATLHFIKPLEAIIHTLPQFPALVLLGLTQVWGKRWRRGRLGFPIGLHGGLVWGYYIINVGKLVKYSGEVPDWVTGVNNNPLQGVMGVLLMSVLALWIRGRTERSRYI